The proteins below are encoded in one region of Megalops cyprinoides isolate fMegCyp1 chromosome 14, fMegCyp1.pri, whole genome shotgun sequence:
- the ikzf2 gene encoding zinc finger protein Helios, translating to METEVADGYLASNGDCSPRKEHARMLVDLSANTPNGQHSPRTHTIKQEEGADEEGEKRAPGPEDMGQSGEEGSGLEEPMIDSPNDLQDGGAGVDGRGDAGIRLPNGDRPFQCNQCGVAFTQKGNLLRHIKLHTGEKPFKCPFCSYACRRRDALTGHLRTHSVGKPHKCNYCGRSYKQRTSLEEHKERCHNYLQSVNMDSTPNARPYQGDVPQDPKPTMDTMSMVAFDRPPVIERLQGNVGKRKSTTPQKFVGEKLVRYGYPEMGYEIGLKYEKEAELMQAHMMDQAINNAISYLGADSLRSQMPHPPISMAEVVPMINPLFPQVYPMGPRVDRPSSREAAPPPLPPPEFPPSANGPLSLVRPRNLQAHREESPNNSCLDSPNSERSSPQEKLGPPPNHAPGAVSSPAYSREDGRGAEPGAREVMEAAVARANAAAAAAAAAAERPTSGDVFRVFSREGRELRAFRCEHCRVLFLDHVMYTIHMGCHGYRDPLECNICGYHSRDRYEFSSHIVRGEHTFH from the exons CACACACAATCAAGCAAGAGGAAGGAGCCGAcgaggagggggagaagagagCCCCGGGCCCAGAGGACATGGGCCAAAGTGGGGAGGAAGGCTCTGGATTGGAGGAGCCCATGATTGACAGCCCCAACGACTTACAGGATGGAGGTGCAGGGGTTGACGGACGAGGTGACGCAGGGATCCGACTCCCCAACG GTGACAGGCCGTTCCAGTGTAACCAGTGCGGCGTGGCCTTCACCCAGAAGGGCAACCTGCTGAGACACATCAAGCTCCACACGGGGGAGAAGCCCTTCAAGTGTCCCTTCTGCAGCTACGCCTGCCGGCGCCGCGATGCTCTAACCGGCCATCTACGCACACACTCAG TGGGCAAACCGCACAAGTGCAACTACTGTGGGCGGAGCTACAAACAGCGTACGTCATTGGAGGAGCACAAAGAGCGCTGTCATAACTACCTGCAGAGTGTCAACATGGACTCCACCCCCAATGCCAGACCATATCAAG GTGACGTCCCGCAGGATCCGAAGCCCACAATGGACACCATGTCCATGGTGGCGTTCGACCGGCCGCCTGTGATCGAGAGACTGCAGGGGAACGTGGGCAAGAGGAAGAGCACCACACCACAGAAGTTTGTGG gtgAGAAGCTGGTACGCTACGGTTACCCGGAGATGGGCTATGAGATTGGGCTGAAGTATgagaaggaggcagagctgATGCAAGCTCACATGATGGACCAGGCCATCAACAACGCTATATCCTACCTGGGTGCTGACTCCCTGCGGTCCCAAATGCCGCACCCGCCGATTTCCATGGCTGAGGTGGTACCCATGATCAACCCCCTCTTCCCCCAGGTCTACCCCATGGGGCCCCGCGTGGACCGGCCCAGCAGCCGGGAAGCCGCACCCCCGCCACTCCCTCCCCCCGAATTCCCCCCCTCTGCTAACGGCCCCCTCTCCCTCGTGCGGCCCCGGAACCTGCAGGCCCACCGGGAGGAGTCGCCCAACAACAGCTGCCTGGACTCCCCCAACTCAGAGCGCAGCAGCCCCCAGGAGAAATTGGGCCCCCCTCCAAACCACGCCCCCGGGGCTGTGTCCAGCCCCGCCTACAGCAGGGAAGATGGGCGGGGAGCAGAGCCAGGCGCCCGGGAGGTGATGGAGGCAGCGGTGGCCAGGGCAAatgcggcggcggcggcagcggcagctgcagcagagcgcCCCACCAGCGGGGACGTCTTCCGCGTCTTCAGCAGGGAGGGCCGGGAGCTGAGGGCCTTTCGCTGCGAGCACTGCCGCGTGCTCTTCCTGGACCACGTCATGTACACCATCCACATGGGCTGCCACGGCTACCGGGACCCTCTGGAGTGCAACATCTGCGGCTACCACAGCCGGGACCGCTACGAGTTCTCCTCGCACATCGTCCGCGGGGAACACACCTTCCACTAA